A DNA window from Rossellomorea marisflavi contains the following coding sequences:
- a CDS encoding PTS fructose transporter subunit IIC gives MSKLKQLNLKGHLLTAISYLIPIVCGAGFLIAIGMGFGGTAQGSLVQGEFSIWDALATMGGAGLGLLPVVIATGISYSIAGKPGIAPGFIIGLTANAIGAGFIGGILGGFLSGFLAVALIKHINVPKWAKGLMPTLIVPFFTSIIGGLIMVYVIGIPIAAFTSLLTTALNSLGTSSLLVFGGVVGLLSGVDFGGPINKTVFAFVLTMQAEGINGPITALQLVNTATPIGFGLSFFIAKLFGKNIYTRSEVETLKSAVPMGVINIVEGVIPIVMNDIVRCVTAVAIGGAAGGAVTMVLGADATVPFGGVLMLPTMSQPWTGAVAILVNVLVTGVALALLKKNVKEDEQIEVEEEDIDLDDIKII, from the coding sequence ATGAGTAAACTAAAACAATTAAATCTGAAGGGTCACCTGTTGACGGCGATTTCCTATCTGATTCCGATCGTGTGTGGAGCGGGCTTCCTGATTGCGATCGGTATGGGATTCGGGGGCACGGCACAGGGGTCCCTCGTACAAGGTGAATTCTCTATCTGGGACGCGCTTGCGACCATGGGTGGCGCAGGACTTGGCCTCCTTCCCGTCGTCATTGCCACGGGGATCTCGTATTCGATTGCCGGTAAGCCGGGGATCGCACCGGGTTTCATCATCGGATTGACGGCTAATGCCATCGGCGCAGGCTTTATCGGAGGAATTCTTGGAGGCTTCTTATCCGGATTTTTAGCAGTAGCACTGATCAAACATATCAATGTTCCAAAGTGGGCGAAAGGGCTCATGCCTACGTTGATCGTTCCGTTCTTCACATCCATCATCGGCGGACTGATCATGGTATATGTGATCGGAATACCGATTGCTGCGTTCACGTCGCTCCTCACCACCGCCCTTAACAGTCTCGGCACTTCTTCATTATTGGTATTCGGGGGTGTGGTTGGACTCTTGAGCGGTGTTGATTTCGGCGGACCGATCAATAAGACCGTCTTTGCCTTTGTACTTACGATGCAGGCAGAGGGGATTAACGGACCGATCACGGCGCTTCAACTGGTCAATACGGCTACGCCGATCGGATTTGGACTTTCCTTCTTCATTGCGAAATTGTTCGGCAAGAACATCTACACCCGTTCAGAAGTGGAAACGTTGAAATCGGCTGTGCCCATGGGTGTCATCAACATTGTCGAAGGTGTCATCCCGATCGTCATGAACGACATCGTCCGCTGTGTGACGGCTGTCGCCATCGGGGGTGCTGCCGGAGGAGCGGTCACCATGGTCCTCGGGGCCGATGCAACGGTACCGTTCGGCGGTGTACTGATGCTTCCGACCATGTCCCAGCCTTGGACAGGAGCGGTGGCCATTCTCGTCAACGTATTGGTAACGGGTGTTGCCTTGGCACTGCTTAAGAAAAATGTAAAAGAAGATGAACAGATCGAAGTGGAGGAAGAAGACATCGATCTCGACGATATTAAAATCATTTGA
- a CDS encoding fructose PTS transporter subunit IIA, whose product MMEVKDIVDLNTIHTNIRATNKEEAIQELAETLLANGYITDMEDFLKDIYAREAMGQTGIGNYIAIPHGKSDSVKKIGVAIGITQDEIEWETLDGKGVKGIILFAVGNDNDGAQNHLKLLSLFARKLGNDEVIEKMLQSENAEDVKEALCG is encoded by the coding sequence ATGATGGAAGTAAAAGACATTGTCGATTTGAATACGATTCACACAAACATCAGAGCCACGAATAAGGAAGAGGCCATTCAAGAACTGGCGGAAACGTTGCTGGCTAACGGATACATCACCGATATGGAAGATTTCCTAAAGGATATCTATGCAAGGGAAGCGATGGGGCAGACAGGCATCGGGAATTATATCGCAATCCCTCATGGGAAGAGTGACTCGGTCAAGAAGATCGGGGTGGCAATCGGAATCACCCAAGATGAAATTGAGTGGGAGACCCTCGATGGGAAAGGCGTCAAAGGAATCATTCTCTTCGCTGTCGGCAATGACAACGACGGGGCACAAAATCACCTGAAACTGTTATCGCTGTTTGCGAGGAAACTCGGGAATGACGAGGTCATTGAAAAGATGCTGCAGTCTGAAAATGCCGAGGACGTAAAAGAGGCGCTGTGCGGCTAG
- a CDS encoding PTS fructose transporter subunit IIB — translation MKIVGVAACTVGIAHTYIAQEKLENAGKKAGHEIQIETQGTIGIENALTQNQVDEADIVILASDVKIAGRERFEGKRIIQVTTEIAVKSPNKLIQKAAEVVSQQKQTGGRT, via the coding sequence ATGAAAATCGTAGGAGTAGCAGCATGCACAGTCGGAATTGCACACACATATATCGCACAGGAAAAGCTGGAGAACGCAGGGAAGAAAGCCGGTCATGAGATCCAAATCGAAACGCAGGGGACCATCGGGATCGAAAATGCCCTGACTCAAAATCAGGTCGATGAAGCGGACATCGTCATCTTGGCATCCGATGTAAAAATTGCCGGACGCGAGCGTTTTGAAGGGAAACGCATCATCCAGGTGACGACGGAAATCGCCGTGAAGTCACCGAATAAACTCATCCAAAAAGCGGCAGAGGTAGTCAGCCAACAGAAACAAACAGGGGGGCGAACATGA
- the alsE gene encoding D-allulose 6-phosphate 3-epimerase yields MKKVEFSPSLMTMDLDQFKEQITFLNDHVGSYHIDIMDGHYVPNITLSPWFIQEVRKISNLPLSAHLMVTNPSFWVQQLVDLKCEWICMHAEVLDGLAFRLIDQIQDAGLKAGVVLNPETPIDTIFPYIDLVDKITIMTVDPGFAGQRFIDSTLDKIVALRELREEKGYRYVIEMDGSSSRKTFKKIDAAGPDIYIVGRSGLFGLSEDIETSWKTMCQDYEDMTQKVLS; encoded by the coding sequence ATGAAAAAAGTAGAATTTTCCCCATCGCTCATGACGATGGACCTGGATCAATTTAAAGAGCAGATCACATTCCTCAATGACCACGTGGGCTCGTATCACATCGACATCATGGACGGGCACTATGTTCCAAATATCACGTTATCACCGTGGTTCATCCAGGAGGTGCGCAAGATCAGCAATCTTCCATTGTCAGCGCATCTCATGGTGACCAATCCAAGTTTTTGGGTGCAGCAGCTGGTCGATCTGAAATGCGAGTGGATCTGCATGCACGCAGAAGTTCTCGATGGTCTTGCCTTCCGTCTGATTGACCAGATCCAGGATGCGGGACTGAAAGCAGGCGTCGTCCTGAATCCGGAGACGCCGATCGACACGATCTTCCCTTATATCGATCTTGTGGATAAGATCACCATCATGACCGTCGATCCCGGTTTCGCGGGTCAGCGTTTCATCGACAGCACCCTCGATAAGATCGTGGCATTAAGGGAGCTAAGGGAAGAAAAGGGTTATCGATATGTGATCGAAATGGACGGTTCTTCAAGCAGGAAGACCTTCAAGAAGATCGATGCGGCCGGTCCGGATATTTACATTGTCGGACGGAGCGGATTATTCGGACTGAGCGAAGATATCGAAACATCATGGAAAACGATGTGCCAGG
- a CDS encoding PTS sugar transporter subunit IIA: MATNSLYQVHFRSALASRESVYSFCADHASNDSSTRHHLLQAFHDREKVGSTQIAEHVVMPHIESDQLDQSQIIVIRPAEQIRWEAGIEKIQLVIVLLLKRNESAAIKRELIGFTRTLADEDHINELLETEEEAAFINKIIPNREESQ; encoded by the coding sequence GTGGCCACTAACTCACTCTATCAGGTTCATTTCCGTTCTGCGTTGGCATCACGAGAATCAGTCTACTCCTTTTGTGCCGATCACGCATCAAACGATTCGTCCACCCGGCATCATCTGCTCCAGGCATTCCATGACCGGGAGAAGGTGGGCAGTACCCAGATTGCAGAGCACGTCGTCATGCCCCATATCGAGAGCGACCAACTGGACCAGAGTCAGATTATTGTCATCCGTCCGGCTGAACAGATCCGATGGGAAGCGGGAATTGAAAAAATCCAGTTAGTGATCGTGCTTTTATTGAAACGAAATGAAAGCGCTGCGATAAAAAGAGAGCTCATCGGTTTCACACGCACTTTGGCAGATGAAGACCATATCAACGAACTTCTTGAGACGGAAGAAGAAGCAGCATTCATTAATAAAATCATACCGAATAGGGAGGAATCACAATGA